Proteins encoded by one window of Parafrankia discariae:
- a CDS encoding zinc-dependent alcohol dehydrogenase, with translation MKAVRAAEGGVRLVDLDEPPGTGEILQVRSASICSSDLIYISQGSRHILGHELAGVRADGSAYIVEALFGCMECEQCLNGNYNRCPTHGERALGFSADGGMAEQFRVPTARLVPLPAGLDVRDASIVEPASVSWHGVRISGAAPGARVAVVGAGALGLLAVAAARRQGITDIAIEARYPHQIEAAERLGASGPPKGEYDVIIEAAGSPASLARAVELLAPGGTVVAIGVYMGTIEVDWLSVFLREGRLLSSLGYCRHGGGREMDDAAAMLAEEPDIARALITHRFPLEEAEEAFRVASDRKSGAIRVVLEP, from the coding sequence ATGAAAGCCGTACGTGCGGCCGAAGGCGGCGTGCGGCTCGTCGACCTCGACGAGCCGCCCGGCACCGGCGAGATCCTGCAGGTCCGCTCGGCGAGCATCTGCAGCTCCGACCTGATCTACATCAGCCAGGGCAGCCGCCACATTCTCGGCCACGAGCTGGCGGGCGTGCGCGCGGACGGCAGCGCCTACATCGTCGAGGCGCTCTTCGGCTGCATGGAGTGCGAACAGTGCCTGAACGGCAACTACAACCGCTGCCCCACGCACGGCGAGCGGGCGCTCGGCTTCAGCGCCGACGGCGGCATGGCCGAGCAGTTCCGCGTGCCCACGGCCCGATTAGTCCCGCTGCCGGCCGGCCTCGACGTGCGCGACGCCTCCATCGTCGAGCCGGCGTCGGTGTCCTGGCACGGCGTCCGGATCTCCGGCGCCGCCCCCGGAGCCCGGGTCGCCGTCGTCGGCGCGGGCGCGCTGGGCCTGCTCGCCGTCGCCGCCGCCCGCCGGCAGGGCATCACCGACATCGCCATCGAGGCGCGCTATCCGCACCAGATCGAGGCCGCCGAGCGCCTCGGCGCCAGCGGCCCGCCCAAGGGCGAGTACGACGTCATCATCGAGGCGGCGGGAAGCCCGGCCAGCCTCGCCCGCGCGGTGGAGCTGCTGGCGCCCGGCGGCACCGTCGTCGCCATCGGGGTCTACATGGGCACCATCGAGGTCGACTGGCTAAGCGTCTTCCTCCGCGAGGGCCGCCTGCTGTCCTCCCTCGGCTACTGCCGCCACGGCGGCGGCCGTGAGATGGACGACGCCGCGGCCATGCTCGCCGAGGAGCCCGACATCGCCCGCGCCCTCATCACCCACCGCTTCCCGCTCGAGGAAGCCGAGGAGGCGTTCCGGGTGGCGAGCGACCGGAAGTCGGGCGCCATCCGGGTCGTGCTGGAGCCATGA
- a CDS encoding VOC family protein translates to MTPTSEVAARPAVLPGAARQIGYVVRDIDQAVRSWLELGVGPWYVLRGLTQTGVYRGRPCSAPLSVAFSNTGDLQVELICQDDDTPSIYTEFLHAGHEGFHQLAWWTDDFDATMRAVTAAGWPVVWSGDGDGAARYAYVEPPAGPATIVEIMEVTAATDGIATLVRQAAQDWDGSDPVRTLSV, encoded by the coding sequence ATGACCCCGACCTCGGAGGTGGCCGCCCGGCCGGCCGTCCTGCCCGGCGCCGCCCGTCAGATCGGCTACGTCGTCCGCGACATCGATCAGGCCGTGCGCAGTTGGCTGGAGCTGGGGGTGGGTCCCTGGTACGTCCTGCGCGGCCTGACGCAGACCGGCGTCTACCGGGGTCGGCCCTGCTCGGCCCCGCTGTCCGTCGCCTTCAGCAACACCGGTGACCTGCAGGTGGAACTGATCTGCCAGGACGACGACACCCCCAGCATCTACACCGAGTTCCTGCACGCCGGGCACGAGGGGTTCCACCAGCTGGCCTGGTGGACCGACGACTTCGACGCCACCATGCGGGCCGTGACAGCCGCCGGCTGGCCCGTCGTGTGGTCCGGTGACGGTGACGGCGCGGCTCGCTACGCCTACGTCGAGCCGCCGGCCGGGCCCGCGACCATCGTCGAGATCATGGAGGTCACGGCCGCCACGGACGGCATCGCCACGCTGGTCCGCCAGGCCGCGCAGGACTGGGACGGCAGCGACCCGGTCCGCACGCTGAGCGTGTAG